A stretch of DNA from Cololabis saira isolate AMF1-May2022 chromosome 17, fColSai1.1, whole genome shotgun sequence:
taaaTGATCTATTTATAAACAAAGCAGTTTTCTGGATTCTAGATATGTCtgcattaggaatgggcgatattttatcgttcacgataaaccgtcaaaaaaattatccacggtaagaatttgtcatctcgaggtaaaaacgataaattcccgttgatgacggaaggaaggaagaaatgagccagaatgaaagaaagaaagaaagaaagaaagaaagaaagaaagaaagaaagaaagaaagaaagaaagaaagaaatgagccaaaaagaaagaaagaaagaaagaaagaaagaaagaaagaaagaaagaaagaaatagaaatgagccaaaaagaaagaaagaaatgagccagaaagaaagaaagaaagaaagaaagaaatagaaatgagccaaaaagaaagaaagaaatgagccagaaagaaagaaagaaagaaatagaaatgagccaaaaagaaagaaagaaagaaatgagccagaaagaaagaaagaaagaaagaaatagaaatgagccaaaaagaaagaaagaaagaaatgagccagaaagaaagaaagaaatagaaatgagccaaaaagaaagaaagaaagaaatgagccaaaaagaaagaaagaaagaaatgagccagaaagaaagaaagaaagaaagaaatagaaatgagccaaaaagaaagaaagaaagaaatgagccaaaaagaaagaaagaaagaaatgagccaaaaagaaagaaacaaagaaatgagccaaaaagaaagaaagaaagaaatgagccagaaagaaagaaagaaagaaagaaatagaaatgagccaaaaagaaagaaagaaagaaatgagccagaaagaaagaaagaaagaaatgagccaaaaagaaagaaagaaagaaatgagccagaaagaaagaaagaaagaaagaaagaaagaaagaaagaaagaaagaaagaaagaaagaaatgagcctgaaagaaagaaagaaagaaagaaagaaagaaagaaagaaagaaagaaatgagccaaaaagaaagaaagaaagaaatgagccagaaagaaagaaagaaagaaagaaagaaagaaagaaagaaagaaagaaagaaagaaagaaagaaagaaagaaagaaagaaagaaagaaagaaagaaatgagcctgaaagaaagaaagaaagaaagaaagaaagaaagaaagaaagaaagaaagaaagaaagaaagaaagaaagaaagaaagaaatgagcctgaaagaaagaaagaaagaaagaaggataaattgccgttgatacgtttttgtgtaacaaacatggcggaacggggatcttttatcaattcaatttaattggtgtagtttagtagtattcacTATtctttagagcagtgatttgggggctccaaagagtgaatgtggtgatagatttatagttacaaaggtggagttgaattggtattttttttatcgtcatttttatcattatcgagataaatgccagaaatcatCGTGACACATTTTttggtccataccgcccatccctagtctgcATACGTACCTGATCAACGAGTCGTTTAATGAGAGGCAGTCCCTCCAAAGCAGAGCAATCGCAGCCACTTGTCAACACACGCTCAAACCCTAACGATATCAGAGCCTCCAGAGCGACTGCTGGGTCGTGAACCATGTCAAAAGCTGTAGCGAGATCAATATACCATTCATAACATGAATTCAGACTCTCCAGTGGGTCTTTCTGCTCTTTCAAGTGCTATTATTAGAAGCACTGATGAAAGCAGTCTAAAGAGCTGTTACACGATGGAGgattatggagccaaatcagggccaaaagttttgctaatttgaaaataaaatttgaacctgaatttttttttttacagtttcagttttatttttttcagtatcagatctttttttcagtttcaaatctttttatttcagtttcaaatctttttttcagttacaaatctttttttttcagtttcacgtcttttttttcagtttcacatctttttttttcagtttcacatctttttttttcagttacaatttttttttcaggttcagacttttggcccagatctggcgtggggggcgtggcatcaactgagaggggcgtggcatcaactgagaggggcgtggcatcaactgagaggggcgtggcatcatgagtgacagcagaacagagaaggcgggggacgttcctcagtcatgttgccttcaggaaacgtaggttgcagaagttatcagtagaagtttgaatcaacactgtatatacactatattcacgtgtttggcagtggaaaaaactgatattagtgacacatttctgtttgaaaggctgttttagaccgtacttggtaccaatcgcagtataaaagcaataaactatgccagactgtacagttcaacagccacactttaaagtttgatatTTCCCACTtctacatactaccaagtacggtctaaaacagctttttaaacagaaatgtgtcactagtatccgttttttccactgcaaatcacgtgaatatggtgtatatacagtgttgaatcatacttctactgataacttctgcaacctacgtttcctgaaggcaacatgactgaggaacgtcccccgccttctctgttctgctgtcactcatgatgccacgcccctctcagttgatgccacgcccctctccgttgatgccacgcccctctcagttgatgccacgccccccacgccagatccgggccaaaagtctgaacctgaaaaaaaaatttgtaactgaaaaaaaaagaagtgaaactgaaaaaaaaagacgtgaaactgaaaaaaaaagatttgaaactgaaaaaaaaaagatttgaaactgaaaaaaagatttgaaactgaaataaaaagatttgaaactgaaaaaaagatctgatactgaaaaaaataaaactgaaactgtaaaaaaaaaatttcaggttcaaattttattttcaaattagcaaaacttttggccctgatttggctccatagaggATCAGCTACTTTCACCCTCAACAGAGACCACTGACAGGTGCACACAATTTAAAAAGGCTATAATTGctttaaaaggagaaaaaaatgtttaccTCGGTGGAAGGTGACAGGCAAAGGTCGAGCAGCAGCTGGTgagcaaagaaaaaacacaaaaaaaaaaacccacatgaaaaaacaaggaataagcaacataaaaacacatacacacaataaatacacacaaaacagaatataaaaaaaaacattgtgattTTCAAATTTTAAAATACTGAATGCTGGACATAACGTTTGATTTGTACATAATTTCAGtccctgttgttttttttaatattcaagCTGACCCAAGTATAAAGTCAGCACCATTAAGCTTGTCACTGGTTTGCAGCTAATGAGAGGTGAGATAGATTTAGACGGGGTGATTGATTTACTCTGTCCCTAAATTTCATCGTGCTGCTTCTGTCAGCAGTAGCATCATCAATAAATGTCATTTCATTGTATCCAGTCTGTTAGATGGATGAGGTGGCCTGCTCAGGGTCatgaactgttttttttctttctttaataagTCCATAGAACTTTATTTCAGATATTTGGATGGCTTCTTCATCAACATTTTTGTATTTGGGTCTTTGGGGCATATTAACAATTGTGCAATtaagcattttatttttctggctAACAAGTCTTAGTGATTATTCGTAGTGATTATTAACAATTAATTActcatgttttatgtaaagcactttgtgttgcattttatgtatgaaaggcgctttataaataaagtttgatttgatttgatactcTCATATCTATGAATTTTATTTCCattaaaaaacagcaaaagtCTGACATTTTTTCCACTTGTTTGGTCTCCTCAGCCACAGAGCAAAAACACAATCAGTTAATGCTTCCTTGAGTGACTTGCTTGTCTTTATCACTGACTAACTCTTTTTTTAAGATGATAATCATTCCTCTGAGTACTGAGCTACTTTTTAgtcaaaagcattttaaaattttaGCAGACATTTCCAAACTGTTGCATCATTTTACTTGTTCTGTTTCAGCTGAAGAGTTTATTTTTAATGCTATCCACCATTGTCACTTCCGAAGTAAACGTGAACACCTTCATCCCTGCAGATTCCAGCTCTACTTCTTGTCTCTTTGCAGTGCCACTGTCTCcaagctagggatgggcggtatggacaaaaaaatgtatcacgataatttctggcatttaacccaataacgataaaaaaataccaatacaaaaagtgtcatcaacgggaatatttctttctttctttctttctttctttctttctttctttctttctttctttctttctttctttctttctttctttctttctttctttctttcaggctcatttctttcttatttctttctttcagactaatttctttcttctttctttctttcttgctcatttctttcttcctttcttcctttcttcctttcttcctttctttctttctttcaggctcatttctttctttctttctttcaggctcatttctttctttctttctttctttctttctttctttctttctttctttctttctttctttctttctttctttctttctttctttcaggctcatttctttctttctttctttctttcaatcttcctttctttctttctttctttctttctttctttctttcaggctcatttctttctttctttctttctttctttctttctttctttctttctttctttctttctttctttctttctttctttctttctttctttcaggctcatttctttctttctttctttcatgctaattcttctttctttctttctttctttctttctttctttctttctttctttctttctttctttctttctttctttctttctttctttcatgctcatttctttcttctttctttcaggctcatttctttctttctttctttctttctttctttctttctttctttcatgctcatttctttcttctttctttcaggctcatttctttcttttttctttcaggctcatttctttcttctttctttcaggctcatttctttcttctttctttcatgctcatttctttcttctttctttctttctttcaggctttctttctttctttctttctttctttctttctttctttctttctttctttcaggctcatttctttcttctttctttctttcaggctcatttctttcttctttctttcatgctcatttctttcttctttctttctttctttcaggctcatttctttctttctttctttctttctttctttctttctttctttctttctttctttctttctttctttctttctttctttctttcaggctcatttcctcaatgtatcatttttaccgtgagatacaaattcttaccgtggggaatttttttgacggtttatcgtgaacggtaaaatatcacccattcctactccaAGCCATAGAGGAGGACTGGTCTCTGTTTGGTTACTCTTGCCACTACTCTTCCATGATAGATGACTCCGGAtactctgctccagccacaccATCCTGTCTGCATTCTCTTCTCCATCTCAGTTAAACCCAAATATTTAAGCTGCTGATTTCCTCACCTCTACTCTTCTCACCCACACCATTCCACCTGCTTGCCTTTCTTTTACGCACCTAGTCTGTCTTTCTGTGGCTCTAACAGTAACTGTCACAAATGTCAATGTCGTCGGCAAATATCATTGTCCATTGAGACTCCGCACTACAATCATCTCTCAGCCGATCCGTCACCATGACAAACAAGAAGGTGCTCTGGGTCGATTCTAAACGCAGCTCCATTTCTATCAGAAACCTTTTACAGACGTCCCTGCTGTCACGCTGCCCTCATACGTTATAATTTTGTTGCCACTTTCATCAAACTTAAGTGTGAGCGGTAGGCGGCCCTGAAGTGACACACATGAGTGGAGGAAAACACAACGTCACACAGTACGTGGTGTTTACAGAAATAAATATAGATGCAATTTGGAAGGACTTGTCAGAACCAACAGAATTATGCCCAAATGATGAAGGAAAGTACGAGATTGAGGAAAAAGGAGAACACAAATGTTAATGATGGCCTTTTGTGCTGCTACATCTGTATAGAGATATGGGACGCGAAAGTCAGATATGGATCGGATTTAGGACCATATATGaaagtatggagccaaatcagggccaaaagttttgctaatttgaaaataaaatttgaacctgaaattttttttttacagtttcagttttatttttttcagtatcagatctttttttcagtttcaaatctttttatttcactttcaaatctttttttcagtttcaaatctttttttttcagtttcgcgtcttttttttcagtttcacttctttttttttcagttacaattttttttttcaggttcagacttttggccccgatctggcgtggggggcgtggcatcaactgagaggggcgtggcatcaactgagaggggcgtggcatcatgagtgacagcagaacagagaaggcgggggacgttcctcagtcacgttgccttcaggaaacgtaggttgcagaagttatcagtagaagtatgaatcaacactgtatattcaccatattcacgtgattggcagtggaaaaaactgatattagtgacacatttctgtttaaaaagctgttttagaccgtacttggtagtatgtggaagtgggaaatgtcaaactttaaagtgtggctgttgaactgtacagtctggcatagtttattgcttttatactgcgattggtgccaagtacggtctaaaacagcctttcaaacagaaatgtgtcactaatatcagttttttccactgccaatcacgtgaatatagtgtatagtgttgaatcatacttctactgataacttctgcaacctacgtttcctgaaggcaacatgaggaacgtcccccgccttctctgttctgctgtcactcatgatgccacgcccctctcagttgatgccacgccccccacgccagatccgggccaaaagtctgaacctgaaaaaaaaaattgtaactgaaaaaaaaagaagtgaaactgaaaaaaaaagatttgaaactgaaaaaaaaagatttgaaactgaaaaaaagatttgaaagtgaaataaaaagatctgatactgaaaaaaataaaactgaaactgtaaaaaaaaatgttcaggttcaaattttattttcaaattagcaaaacttttggccctgatttggctccatatgaAAGTGGCCTGGATCagttttggggggaaaaaaagaaaaaattattaaaCCCAAAATTATTAAAACTGGAAGTGAGCTGCAGTTTGAACGTAACTTTAGGAATCACACATTTTTCTTAACCAACTTCACTTCTTCACAGATCAATCTGTGTGCCTAATAAGCTTCACAGCTTGAAAaagggcagattttttttatttattttaactatATAGCTGAAAAATGTATATGGGAACTATAATTGAGTGCCAAATAGAcaattcaaaaaagaaaattcctTGAAAGAATACTGATATATTTTGGAGCATGGAAATAATATGTTAAAATGCAATTTCAGGGAATTCATGTGGTATACCTGTGTGATATTTTGTGTAATTAGCAATTGATCTCTTGAAATAACTTGGTGAAACAGCACAGTAGTTGTGATTTATTGCTTGGCCTCGCTAGGCAGGTTAGATAAATTACAGCCATTACCCAATAGCTCCATGCAAAGCTCTCCATCTACTCGTCCGTCCTCTGTCAGGGCTCCCAGCACCAGTCCATCGGCTCCTTTGCTCTTCATCAACTCTATGTCCTTCCTCATCACCTCCACTTCCCGGTCTGAGTAAAGGAAGTCGCCCCCACGAGGCCTTATCATCACATAAACTGGGATTTTGATGTACTGCTTCACCACCTGTAGCAGACCTGTGGCCAAAACAAAcaagaagcagaaaaaaagtAGGCGTATGAGCTTATTTATGGGCTTGAGAGCTTCTTTAACAGACCTACAGAAGTGAACAGTGCTGCTTCACCTAGACTGGGGGTGAGCCCTCCCTCCAGAAGACTTGAACACAGCTCAAGTCGACCTGCACCTGTGAAGGCAGAACAAATCTGTGAGAAAATATTACCGttgacccgaatataagacgaccctgattttaaaacgaccccctctttttcaagactcaaatttgaaaaaaatactttttttttaacaccaaattaaatttttatacagaaaataattacagtacatctgaaacaaatgattataacaatacattcgagagaaaaagcatgttatcttgactatttgaaatcattattttgaagtttgcatcctaacttctcctcagctgccggttcacctgcccaacttccaccctcttttctccagattgtcgctacgtttctccactttctgttatatcttctcttattttcttcccttttctttcttatgctattttttatttttcttcttcgtgacaggggtttgctttggcctggggagtttagttcagcattggctttaaagagatctggcgccatctagcggtgtaaatgggtataacgtctagaccccgaatgtaagacgacgcccactttttcggtcttatttcaatgcaaaaaaccccgtcttatattcaggccaatacggtaatatTAATATACCCATCAGTCCACATGTTATTTAACTTTAAGTCCAGCTAAATAACTGCTTGAAAAACACTTTCATAAATATCCGAGAACTGCAATCTTTGAACGTACCACCTGCATGTGAATTAACTCTTTAAAAAGTAGGCAGGTCTGAGTGTAACCTAGGCCGGATTATCCATATACTGAACCAGGCGAGCGCCCAGGGCACCAAATCTAATgactaactggaccatatatgcaggggtggaaagtaaccaattacatttactcatgttactgtaattgagtactttttatgagtaatttgtaattttctaagtagtttttgaaatatgtaatttttacttttactcgagtacattttgacccaagtattttacttcgctacatttgaaccccctcacgttactgagtacaaaatttatggtgaaaatcttgtgggcattttattgtggtttattgtgaatagcaggatcctgcagcattgggcactttattttgtgtttgaatactttgattctggttttagtgttgtcggttggacaatatgactgaaaatagtttgcactttacagtacagcttgtgactgtcctttttgtcctgttctgcggaagtaaaaggatcatgttactgagctcagctgagcttttacaagtgtggatgtgtactttaatatgcctcaacgttaattaaaacagcttgtgctggatttgatttgtgactcatcctttttttgcattaaataactgaaagtaacttttactcaaattacattttaaatgaagaacttttgtacttttactcgagtacatttttagatgagtacttttactttgagtaggatttaagcaaagtaaagataattttactcaattacaatttttcagtactttttccacctctgcatatatgtcatattttgttattttctctctttatttgctggaagaggagcaaacaggtacagcagtaaccaatgatataataaaaatacatgaaaacaataataataataaaataaaaagaattgcgTTTGAGTGAGTATGCTGTTCCCTTTCTTCACATAAGCTCATTCAGTaggcctgtttgattgtttagtcatatgctgtaatagttttgcatgtagtcctcagacaggccatatatgatggaaa
This window harbors:
- the cutc gene encoding copper homeostasis protein cutC homolog isoform X1 produces the protein MAESLLMEVCVDSVESAVNAERGGAGRLELCSSLLEGGLTPSLGLLQVVKQYIKIPVYVMIRPRGGDFLYSDREVEVMRKDIELMKSKGADGLVLGALTEDGRVDGELCMELLAAARPLPVTFHRAFDMVHDPAVALEALISLGFERVLTSGCDCSALEGLPLIKRLVDQAKGRIIVMPGAGITERNLQRILEGSGAEEFHCSARSSRDSTMKFRNTCVTMGATLSAPEYGLKVSDVSKVRALNAIAKNTL
- the cutc gene encoding copper homeostasis protein cutC homolog isoform X2; translation: MAESLLMEVCVDSVESAVNAERGGAGRLELCSSLLEGGLTPSLGLLQVVKQYIKIPVYVMIRPRGGDFLYSDREVEVMRKDIELMKSKGADGLVLGALTEDGRVDGELCMELLAAARPLPVTFHRAFDMVHDPAVALEALISLGFERVLTSGCDCSALEGLPLIKRLVDQERVSQKETCREYLKGRELRSFTVQPAPAGTPQ